Part of the Rhodothermus bifroesti genome, ACGGGCGAGCCTTCGGCCAATTGCCGATCGCGCGCCACTTGTCCTTTTGCCCAGAAAAACGTGCGCACCATCAAAGGTCCAGCAGGACCCAGCCATTCACTTAACCCCCGTGCCGTGATCGGCAGGCCATCCCGGCTTTGCTTACGAGCAGGGTGCGTCCACGCAGCCAACTCCCGTCGAAATCGCGGATCAGCCATCTGTCGGCGTTCAGCCTCAGCAATCAGTTCCGCTAAGGCGTAGCGTGCTTCCTGATCTTGCACGATCCGAAGCTGCGCACCTTCTTGCACCACGGCCCGCTCCAACGCATGCAGCTCAGCCTCAGGTACAGAGCGGCCTTCAAACGGCAGCCGATTGGTTCGCCGTTTTTTGATGGCTTGAAACAAACGATGGTCCAGCAAAGTGGCCGGCTCAGGAGGCCCTTGTCGAATAAAAGCCAATAAGTCCGGATCTTCTGGGTCTGGGAAAAGCCGCACCTGAGGTTGATAGCCAAAATGCCGCATGGCCACCTGCAGATGAAACAGCGCTGCACCACAACTGATGATGAGCTGGCGATCTTCAGGGTCTACAACAGCCAGCGACCGCGTCCGATCCGCATAGAGTTCCACTTCACTACCCACAATGCGAAAACGCCAAGGCTGCGTGTTATGTATCGAAGGGGCGAGTACAGCATAGTTTAACAAAAAGCGCAATTGTTGCTCTGGCAGAGCAGCGCGTGGGAAATCGTGTTCCGCTACCTGCCAAGGATCTTCAACCCATGCCGTCGACATGCCGAAAGCTGCACTTGCCGGTTTAAAAGCACATCCCATCAACTTGCTCTAGCATACAACAAACCAAGGGCTTATCTCTTCCGGCAAAGGATGCCCAACGTCGCGGGGGATTTATGGGTTTTGGTGTAGGGGAATCC contains:
- a CDS encoding Acg family FMN-binding oxidoreductase, which encodes MSTAWVEDPWQVAEHDFPRAALPEQQLRFLLNYAVLAPSIHNTQPWRFRIVGSEVELYADRTRSLAVVDPEDRQLIISCGAALFHLQVAMRHFGYQPQVRLFPDPEDPDLLAFIRQGPPEPATLLDHRLFQAIKKRRTNRLPFEGRSVPEAELHALERAVVQEGAQLRIVQDQEARYALAELIAEAERRQMADPRFRRELAAWTHPARKQSRDGLPITARGLSEWLGPAGPLMVRTFFWAKGQVARDRQLAEGSPVLLVLLTNADTPLAWLTAGQALDRLLLQAADYNLSASFLNQPIEVPEVRSMLRRWLATEAYPQVILRLGYGPPVPPTPRRPVHEVILQHRYM